Below is a window of Agreia sp. COWG DNA.
TTCATGGGTGTTCTCTTTTCGGTCGATCCATCACAGGGGGGCGAGGGGAAGGCGCCCAATCTCGGTGGAGCCTTCCCCTCTCACTTCCGAATCGGAGGCTGTGGATTCCTCGATGATGTTCCGGAAGTGTTCGGCGGTCGTCCGACGGTGCGTCATTGAGTCGGCGAACGACCAGTCTTGGGGTTATGTCATAGGAGGCTTCCTAATGCTGCGCCAGCGAGAGCTGCGGCTATGGCTGCGGTGAGCATGCCGAGGGTGTTGCCCAGGGCGGGCAGGTATCGGTGTTGTTGGATGAGGCGGACGCTTTCGAAGCTTGCTGTGCTGAAGGTGGTGTAGCCGCCGAGGAGCCCGGTTCCGATGATCAGTCGTGCCGCGTCGGGCACGATGTCTCGGAGAGCGATTTCGGTGATGAATCCCAGCAGCAGCGCCCCGGTGATGTTGATCAGCATCGTGCCGATCGGGAACGTCGCTCGGGTGTGGGCTTTGATCGAGCCGTCCACGATCAGGCGGAGGGCCGATCCGACACCGCCCGCGAGGGAAAGGCCAAGAAACAGAAGGGGTGTCACTGAGCGCCTCCTGCTGCGGCGAGCTGCCGGCGATGCTGGCCGGCGGCCACCGCAATTCCGATGAAAGTCGCGACTGCGCCGACGATCACGGTCACTAACGCGTACCCGACCCCGGCCCACGGGTGAGTCTCGAGAAGGAGGAATCCGGTGTCGGAGGCGAGGGCGCTATAAGTGGTGAATCCGCCGGCGAAGCCGGTTCCCAGAAGCAGGCGCAGAGTTCGTCGACGGCCTTCGTCGGGGCCACGTCGAGCAACGGACTCCAACAGCACGCCGAGGAAGAAGGCTCCCGCGATGTTGATCAGGAAGATGGCGACGGGGATGCCACTGAGGGGTGGGATGGCGAGGCTGATCGCTTCTCGTGTTGCGGTGCCGACGGAGCCGCCGGCGGCGACGAGACCGATGTACCGCCAGCGCAGATGGATGGGCCGCATCGGACCCGACAGGGGTGCGTCCGCGACGTCCGTATCGGGGTCGATTGGAAGCATCTGTTCCGGATCCGCGCGAGGTGCGCTCGTCG
It encodes the following:
- the crcB gene encoding fluoride efflux transporter CrcB yields the protein MTPLLFLGLSLAGGVGSALRLIVDGSIKAHTRATFPIGTMLINITGALLLGFITEIALRDIVPDAARLIIGTGLLGGYTTFSTASFESVRLIQQHRYLPALGNTLGMLTAAIAAALAGAALGSLL
- a CDS encoding CrcB family protein encodes the protein MTGPHDPTSAPRADPEQMLPIDPDTDVADAPLSGPMRPIHLRWRYIGLVAAGGSVGTATREAISLAIPPLSGIPVAIFLINIAGAFFLGVLLESVARRGPDEGRRRTLRLLLGTGFAGGFTTYSALASDTGFLLLETHPWAGVGYALVTVIVGAVATFIGIAVAAGQHRRQLAAAGGAQ